Proteins co-encoded in one Sulfurimonas sp. HSL1-2 genomic window:
- a CDS encoding glycosyltransferase family 2 protein — MKKQITANIITLNEENNIEAVIRSVLPVCDEVLVVDSQSSDRTREIAESLGAKVVVQPYLGDGPQKAFGAPLATNDWILSIDADERLDANAVAAIAALDLDQTPYDAFSFKRKTFVGKHFIKVWYPDRVARLYDRRKCGYSQAIGHARVETSNVKELDADMLHYSFDDYAHLMRTTEKFAARGAKMLYEKGKRASWYDPFTHGFSNCFKKLVMKGGMFHGIPGWTVSINSGYHTYMKYVMLLELQEKAGESR; from the coding sequence ATGAAAAAACAGATTACGGCCAATATTATAACACTCAACGAGGAAAACAACATTGAAGCGGTAATCCGTTCGGTGCTGCCCGTGTGCGATGAGGTGCTTGTCGTCGATTCGCAGAGCAGCGACCGTACCCGCGAGATCGCCGAAAGCCTCGGTGCGAAAGTCGTGGTGCAGCCCTACCTCGGTGACGGTCCCCAGAAAGCCTTCGGCGCCCCGCTGGCGACGAATGACTGGATCCTCAGCATCGATGCGGATGAGCGTCTGGACGCGAATGCCGTCGCGGCGATTGCGGCACTTGACCTCGATCAGACCCCCTATGACGCCTTTTCATTCAAGCGCAAGACCTTCGTAGGGAAGCACTTCATCAAGGTCTGGTACCCCGACCGCGTCGCCCGGCTTTACGACCGGAGGAAGTGCGGCTATTCGCAGGCGATAGGACATGCGCGGGTCGAAACATCAAACGTCAAAGAGCTGGATGCGGACATGCTGCACTACTCCTTTGATGATTATGCCCACCTCATGCGCACGACGGAGAAGTTTGCCGCGCGGGGGGCAAAGATGCTCTACGAGAAAGGGAAGCGGGCATCCTGGTATGACCCTTTCACACACGGCTTTTCCAACTGCTTCAAAAAGCTCGTGATGAAGGGGGGAATGTTCCACGGCATCCCGGGCTGGACGGTCTCCATCAATTCAGGCTACCACACGTACATGAAATATGTCATGCTGCTGGAACTGCAGGAAAAAGCCGGGGAGAGCAGATGA
- a CDS encoding lipopolysaccharide kinase InaA family protein, which translates to MPVNYTIHSDYTDFENELLAVKEQFASSSESIHKARNELRIVPLHGMQTVIKAFKVPHLLNRFVYAYLRDSKAKKSYNNAVRLQALDVPTPQPIGYIEFFERGLFAQSFFISKYEPYDFTIREVLHHEVKDKDVEAILRAFTAFTCSLHEKGVWHEDYSPGNILIRKENGAYTFMLVDINRMQFRPIGPLEGLKNFSKLWAQPDDLALMGRVYAELRGIDEALALKAIAAFDRKTKAVVNFKKRLKGKK; encoded by the coding sequence TTGCCTGTTAACTACACCATCCATTCCGACTATACCGACTTTGAAAACGAGCTGCTCGCGGTCAAGGAGCAGTTTGCCTCTTCCAGTGAAAGCATCCACAAAGCGCGCAACGAACTGCGCATCGTCCCCCTGCACGGCATGCAGACCGTCATCAAGGCGTTCAAGGTCCCCCACCTGCTCAACCGTTTCGTCTATGCCTATCTACGCGATTCGAAAGCGAAGAAGTCCTACAACAACGCCGTCCGGCTGCAGGCACTGGATGTCCCGACCCCCCAGCCCATCGGCTATATCGAATTCTTCGAGCGCGGGCTCTTCGCGCAAAGCTTCTTCATCTCGAAGTACGAGCCCTACGATTTTACGATCCGGGAGGTACTGCATCATGAGGTAAAGGATAAGGATGTGGAGGCGATCCTCCGTGCCTTTACGGCCTTTACCTGCAGCCTCCACGAAAAAGGGGTCTGGCACGAGGATTACTCCCCCGGGAATATCCTGATACGTAAAGAAAACGGGGCCTACACCTTTATGCTCGTCGATATCAACCGCATGCAGTTCCGCCCCATCGGCCCTCTTGAAGGGCTGAAAAACTTCAGCAAGCTCTGGGCTCAGCCCGATGACCTCGCCCTGATGGGGAGGGTCTACGCCGAACTGCGCGGCATCGACGAGGCCCTGGCGCTGAAAGCCATCGCCGCTTTCGACCGCAAGACCAAAGCCGTCGTCAACTTCAAAAAGCGCCTCAAAGGGAAGAAGTAG